The Acipenser ruthenus chromosome 45, fAciRut3.2 maternal haplotype, whole genome shotgun sequence sequence ccctgccttccacactgcagcccagcgctttctttatctaaccactgagctgctcaaaccccctgccttccacactgcagcccagcgctttctttatctaaccactgagctcctcaaaccccctgccttccacactgcagcccagcgctttctttatctaaccactgagctcctcaaaccccctgccttccacactgcagcccagcgctttctttatctaaccactgagctcctcaaaccccctgccttccacactgcagccctgtacTCATAATTTCATGTATGATAAAGAGGAcacacaatttctttttttactttttaaaaatctttattcGTTGGTCAAAACTTCTTTTTAACATTTTCctctgtacaaaaacaaacaaacaaaacgaaacttCAATAAGAGAACACTTTTCACATATTATTGCTTTTTCAAACACAAGACCGAGCGCTTGTTAGAAACACCTGGACCGGTCGGGCTTACAATTAGATCAACATTAAAAGGGACAGGGGgagaaaaatatatagattttggACAGAATATATAAAAATCAGTTTGGGCAAAGATGAAAAAATATTTGCCGTTCatcattcctttctttcttttttaaaaatgattttgcaTAGTTCTCTGAATAATTATTGCTTGAAGCGATCTCCTCTCTCGTTCTTCACTCTCCAACCCACCCCAGTTGTCCGAGCTGTATCGTGTTGTGATTTTTAAGTGCGACaggaaaatatttacaaataaacctgacaaacaaataaataatttaaataaatatatctggTGGCAAAGTTTgagacaccaaaaaaaaatcttcaacagaatatatatttataagtcAGACAGTAAAAGTAGATACATATAAtcaaaacataaagaaaacagaaatcaaataaatattaaataaaggaataaatTAAATCATATTTGAAAAATcctcttgcatagcagtttcacccattccaggttttactactagcTAGATTTGCCTTAAAGAAACTTGTAGTAATACTaggaacgagtgacactgctatgAACAGGAGTCTGGTTTCAGTCTCATGAAGAGCCACAAGAACACAGCTCTTCCATTTCTCCTGAATCAGACGCAAGGCAGCTTGCTTCAAATCGGAAAACTTCGCACGGCTctttaaataaattcagttatCCTTCATTGAACACTGCAGGTTCATTCCACGGGTCCTTTCCAGTTTATTTtgtagctttattattattattattttttaaaagcacttaACACTTTTGAACGCATATTTCCGGTCAAGTTTGCAACAACCGCGTTTACCATTTAGAACCGGGTTCATGTaaggaaaaccaaaaaaaaaccgtTCCCGGTGCTCCGTTTCCCAAACCCTACTCCGTGAATACAGCTCCCATCTGCGCCCCTACCATGTGCTGGCCGTACGGGTCAAAGGTCATGTCTAGGGGCAGCTCGTAGCGGGAGGTGCAGCCCTGATAGAGCACCGCGTGTCCTTGTGTCAgaggcgaggaggaggaggaggaggaggaggagggcgtgGAGATCGGGGGCTGGTAGTGAGACATGAACCCAGTGGCATGGGCAGCAGCGTGGGCCGTGGCAAAGCCTTTCTCCATCCCCAGCGGAGAGGGCTCCTGCTTGAGCGAGAAGTTGACGCTGAGAGGGGGGGTGAGGGGGCCGTCGTAGGGAGGGGTCCCCCCGCAATCCGGGGAGTGGTTGTCGAAGTCGGCCAGCCCCTTGGGGTACGGCTTGAGGTGCAGGAGGTGAGAGCGCTCCACCGTCCCGTAGGGAGGGCTGGGGAGACCGGGAGAGGGGTAGCTATTGTACTGATGACCGCTGGGGATCGGGGCCCCCATCCCTGAGCACACGGCCCCGGCCTGCTGCTCCTGCAGCTTCTCGGGGCCCCTCTCCGTCAGCAGGGGACCCAGCTGCAGGGAGCCAGCTACGAGGTTGCTGGTGGGCTGGGAGAGGCCCTTGCACAGCATCTCCACAAAGCCCCGGCTCTCTGAAGACTGCCCCGACTCCAGCACCTCGGACAGGGCCCAGATGTAGTTGTGGGCCAGGCGCAAGGTCTCGATCTTGGACAGCTTCTGGGTCTTGGAGTAGCAGGGCATGACCCTGCGCAGGCTCTCCAGGGCGTCGTTGAGCCCGTGCATGCGAGAACGCTCACGCGCGTTGGCTTTCACCCGCCTGGCCTTGAAACGCTCCACCCGCGCCCTGGTCATCCTCTTCTTCTTGGGACCTCGTCTCTTTGGGGCTCTctcgcccccctccccctcctcttcctcttcctcttcctcttcctcctcctcgtacatccccctctcctcctcctcctcctcttcctcctcctcctcccctcgaGCCTCCATGGTGAACCGGCCCAGCTCCGTGCCTCCTTCCTCCTGGGAGCTCAGGTCTTCCTCCATCCAGCCCAGAGAGCTCACCAGCTCAGACATGTCGCCCGCTTTGCCGTAGGGTTTGGTCATCATGGTGCTGGAAAGAAAAAACAGGCTTGTTTATATGTTGGCTGATTTAACAGAGAACTTCCAAATCACtacaatacatataaatataagagagagagagagagagagagagagagagagagagagagagagagagagagagagagagagagagtatttatttgtttatttatcttcTGGGTGCTTCACTCGCTTTAGTTTCCGAGCTGGTCTTCATTTGTGCGTTTCAGTATTCATTGCCGGGTAACATGAGCGGCGCTGCGTCTCTGCTGCTCCACTGCCATGAATAATTGACGGTTACAAAGCTGTTTGTGCAAATCTGGCGAGGACTCGCTGACTTTTCAAAACCGCGTGAAAAAATGAACAGAGATCAGGTTACACGCCGCTGTGCGCCTCCCGaccgagagagtgagagagagagaggaatgagagaggagagaggagagagagagagaacgagagagaggagagagagaatgatacaTAGAAAggtagagagaaagagagatagacagatagagagataCTGTTAAAATCCCTCCAATGCGGTCACTGCAGCCTATTCTAAACTATCGCCCTGTCGGCCCGTGCTTTTGGGGTCAGGTTATTTTGAGATCAGTAGACCGGTCTTCAAACCAGCTCTATGTACAGGTCCTGGAAACAGACTAGTCTTCTGAATTATTATCGAGGGCTAAGCCACGGGCTTTTCCGATTACCCCGCCTGCCTACAAAACGACTTGAGCCTTGCcttgagttatatatatatataagcaaaccAGAGCGCCTCGGCTAACGAACTGCGGCATCGCGCTatcaaagcgctttgtgatggcggtccagtatgaaaggcgctatataaaataaagattgattgattgattgagctATCAGTTTTCAGAAtccttctcctcccctctccacTCCATGGAATTTTAGCCGTCTCGTTTGTTTTGGCGTCACCTGTAATATTCAGGCAAAGCTCGTCGATCCGCTGTAATCCTCAGCCATCGCTCCCCGGGCTAAAGCACTTGGAACACGGACGACATTCGGGTCGAAGCGGGTTTGCAGTTCGGGCTGTGCAGTGCGTTCCAAAgcgttgcatatatatatatatatatatatatatatatatatatatatatatatatatatatatatatatatatcgtaatgTGTTACATAATACAGTTCAAATGGATTTATTCCAGCTTAACTTGTATTTTTGTTTCGTACTtcattaacataaaaaaactaaaaatataattaattataaatataaagtcTACATGTTatcattctgttttatttaatagtTTAATTATGTAACCGTCTTGCATaagaaaagaacatttcaattcTCCCGGGTAATTGCATTATAAattacccccccaaaaaaagctaATTGAATTTGGTCTCCCACGCAGGTGGAAATTACATTTAAGTTGCGTTGCTGCTAATccttaaagttaaaaaaacacacGTTTCAAATGACAAACCAGACGCGATGCATACAAATGAAATACAATGCactagtgtttattattattattattattattattatttcgcgCTACTTTAACGTCGTTGCAGAAaccctaaaaataaaacaacaaagaaacaagTGTAATGCCGCTTTAAAAGTTTGAGGTTTGTTTATGACAGATCGGACCAGGGAGACGAGTCGACATACTggaaagacacacagagacacagagacacacacacacacagacagacacacacacacacagagagacacagacacacacacagagacacacacacagacacagacacacacagagacacacacagagacacacagacacagacacccccccaacacacacagacacacacacacacagacacacagacagacacacagacagacacacacagacagacacacacacatacacacacacacacacacaaacagacacacacacacacacacacacacacacagacacacatttgtAAGTTATATGGACGCGACGGTGAAGGTATCCTGCTTTCAGGACCAAATGAACTGGACAGCGCCCGCCTTGTTTATAACGATTTTAATATAAACAAAGTTATCGTATTTGCTGAAGTCAGTAAGCTATTTGTTACTTATAACGGGctggttacataaaaaaaaaatacattgaagctctaaaacacagaagaaaaagaaagaaagaaagaaagaaagaaagaaagaaagaaagaaagaatgaaagaatgaaCTAAGCAGTTAGTTCCTGATATAATTTGTGTCAGTTGGGAGAGGATCCATATCGCAGGTTTTTCGTTGAAACTATTCGACAGACAGAAATCAGTTCGTTCTGATTTCTGATTTCATATTCCAAAGCGATCAGTCGAGTTCTATAGAATGTGTGCAGTTTCGACGAGCCCAGCCCGGTTCTGCAGCCCGATCTCTCTACACTTCGGGAAATGCGTCCAGCTGTCAAACTACACGCAGTACAAAACCATGTCGTGGATGCCGCGTAATAAACACGACAAACAGTGAGTGTCTTAAACTTACGTGTACATTTTGAGACACGCAAATTGATCCAATACGTTATATAACGAGTTAAAAAAAGGGATGtattcaacaaataattaaaatcaaaCTACGTAATCAGCTTTACTGCGACaacagcagtaataataataataataataataataataataataatcatgcttACCTATTTTCTTTTGAGAAGCGGCAGCCCTGTTGCTTCGTGCAAGTCCCTTCTCCTCCTCCGGCAGCAGCAGTATCGTATCGCCCTCACTTGATCGGGAAATGCTGATCACACAGAAGTTATATTTCCCTTCTGCAGCGGTCAGGTCCTGTTCGCTAACGCTGTCAAACCGGCGCCTTTCTCTCTTCGCTTTCTCGCGTCCGCCCCTCTGCGCACCCCCATTCACAACTGTCCGGTTCAGGGCAGATCTTCGCATTTCTACCACAACTGTggccactccccctcctctctctctctctccccctctccctctccctgtctgtctctcactctctctctctccctcccttgtctgtttgtctctctctctctactgtctgcctgtctctacctcgctctctctcccccctcctgtctctctctctctgtcactctcccccctatctgtctgtctgtctgtctctctctctcctgtctgtctctctctgtccctctccctctctctctcctgtctctccctcgctctctcccaccccttccctgtctctctctctctctctctctgtcactctcccTCCCCTATCCagctgtatgtctgtctgtctctctctctctctctctctctctctctctctctatgctcAGGCATGGCAAACTCagcatatgttatttttttttttttaatcagtgtgATTGAAGTCCCGCCGCGCACCGCTAATGCTATTGTGTGCAAACAGCGCCGCTATTGAATCCGGACTTGTGGTCCGCACGTGTCCAGGGATAATCGCATTGTCAACAGAGAGCGGACATCTGTTATAGGAGAGGCGAGCAGAGCAGAGACATGGCGCGATATAGGGGTCCCGggtctcccctctctccctccccctatGTCAATTAAACATTTCCAGTACAGAAGACTGCATTGatttagataataataataataataataataataataataataataataataataataataaaaaatgtaattgattattAACACGTTCTGGAAGGGTTGATAGTTTCGAAATGTATTTTCTAATGcatgtattattatcatcaatAGTATTAATAATATTTCTTTAGAAGTATATAGCTACTGAAAGCGTTTAAGCTCTATAAACAACAGAAATctgctgattacatttttcaaaaaaaagtctaaataataataataataataataataataataataataataataatgtcgttCAATTTGGATAAATGACAACAGGGTTACACCAGCAATACAATTCTAATAGGCTATAATCATAAAACAATTATCGATTCCATCACAAGCATTAATATTGAATCCATAAGTGAAAtcataaaactttttttcccACGATAAAAGACGCTCAGTCAAATTGCGTGTGAAAATCGGTTCTGTTTTTGCACCCCGCAGCACGCATCTATTAAAAACATACTTGAAATGACAGATTACACACTCCCGATAATAAAGCTGAGGGCTCCGTGTAGGTTCTAGAATGCAGAACGATGCGCACGTCACAACAACGCTGCTCTTTGAAAATTCGGCCGCGTTCATTCACAGCCGAGCCTAGTTATTCCAGTCGGGAAAAACAAGACAAGCCTCAAGCACGCTTGCAGTGCCTTTAAACGAACAGATGGGACGACGAGACACGGAACCTGGCATCTGTTGATCCTATTCATTCTCATGAACAccttgcccctcccctcccctctctctgagCCGGGCTCGACAGATTGTCCCGGCTGTATGCGTTTGGAGGGATTCGTGAAAACTCGcaataaaatgtgaaacaaaataaaatgaagatcTCCCTTCACAAATCGTGCCTCGGCAAACGATCGCAATTCATAAATAACTCATGTTAGGCAGCTGACATCCGATAGtgcttcagtcactgcgtgtttATACCAGGTTAAGTTTCCTAGCTATGGATTTTGACCGGACAAATTCTCAAACtccacaaactgttttaaaatgtatataacaaAGTGAAATAACGAAATAAAATGTGTGGCGGAAGGCGATATTTATACATTTCATATACAACATGTCTTGGTGTTACAGTATTCATGTCATTTGAAACACTTACGTTGTCTGGTTCCTTCTTCACGCTCAGACATCATAGGTCGGAATGACGTCATCCACGCTCTTGTGACGTGCGTCTGCCGTGGATCGTCCTGCAGCCTTGTCTCACGGGTGTGCGACCTGAAATCGCACAGGGTTGGATAATGCTGTAAAATGTCCACATTTTCTGCCCGGTCGGAGTGGAGCTGCGCTCCTTTTACAGCTGTCTGCTCCTGAGGTATCttcatctgcgacagaagtatgaaccaaccctaGACCGAACTGCggttaacacaattagagtaagttatgaGAACAGAATACTTAAAGAGAAAATTCAAAACAATgtataaagttaaaataaaatgctccaaaaaacgACAAAGTacagcctgtcctcaaatgaggacagtgACGCTGAATGGGTTAAAAGCAGGCTagcgcccccccccccagcagatTGAAGTTTGAAGAAATGCTGACCTGGTTCAAAGCAAGGTCTTTAAATCGATGTCCTTTGTTATTTGCCCCCGGCGTTTCATCGCTAGCCCTCTTTCCTTTGTGCTGAAGCCGTTTCCATGCTTTGCTTGCGTTTTCAAGGTGTTGTTGATCTCTCAAAAGACAGCGAGATGGTATTTCACCCCCCGCGTCCTGCTACCTGAGCGCTACACCTGCTGTGCTTTCAAACCCACCAATGGTGTCGCGGCATTCAGACCACGTGGATACGAGCGACCGGAACCAGGATAAAGCGGCTTCTCAATTGCGTTGTGTTattgttaaaaatatttgcatgtcctggatatatatatattgttctggTGGTGAGTTTTGTGATTCACCAACACAGTTATTAGAAAACATGTCAGAGTATTTTATTGagcgccaagtgtaaaaaaaataaataaaaaatctaagaAAAATGGATTTAaccaaagaaaatgtaattttatttccaGATGtagcttaatacataaatgttaacagaaaaatATACTTAAAAGTCGACATTTACCAACAAAAAGATGTAAAGACTGAAGCATTTATTTTTTCCAGATTCAATTGTCATATTATCTTGAAATCTTCAATTTGCGAAACGTGGTCAATATTTGTTTTCAccgtgaaaaaaacaaacaaacgaacatAAAATGCAGTGAATTCTACAGTGTCGATTAAACGCAGGTGTGATGTCACAGCCTAATGCTCATCCCCGGCTAACTTCCACCCCAGTGAGTCGTAGCCTAGGCTAATTCACTGTTTATCCTGGACTACAATTCACACGAGTGAAAGTTAGCCCGTGTGAGCATTCTGCTGTGACGCCTGCGTGGAAGTGGTCATTAAATAGAGTCTAAAGTCAAAGAAACATTCCGTCTTCTGAtagcccctctctctccccctctcggCCCTCGTTCAGAACAGGCTTCCCCGGAGTGTGATTCGGTCCACAGGGACCGGGGTCGGGTCTGCTCAGCATCACCCCCTCCCCGGGACCGGAGCGGCGCATTCAGCTCCAGTTAGCAGAGTTACCGCTGAAACTCAAGCTGAGTCCTGTAACAGCGGAGAGAGATTCTCTCCGCGGACAGAGCGGGGCCATGAGATTCGGGTTAAAATACATATTACACATACTTTCAtagaaactatatatttttttattttctgccaccacttgtataattaaataaactaaatacatttaTCAGCTGATTTGAAATGTCACTCAGCGACTCGTTGTGGAGCAGGCTCGTCTTTCAGGGAAGCATGTGTGCGCAATGTCATTCCCTTTGTATTCTCCcctgtgtcagtgtctgtgtgcgggagagtgagagagtgagacgGGCTGCACTATCACCGTCCCCATCTGTCGCCGCTCGCTGACTCTCCCCGGAGACTGCAGTGATAAACATGAACGCTCACCTGTGGCGATATCCGTCCCTGGCAAGGGTGTGTGCAGGGAGGAAGAGGGGAGGCTGATGAGGGTGCCAACCCACTGAGCTGCTCAAACCCcttgccttccacactgcagcccagcgctttctttatctaaccac is a genomic window containing:
- the LOC131720860 gene encoding neurogenic differentiation factor 4-like encodes the protein MMTKPYGKAGDMSELVSSLGWMEEDLSSQEEGGTELGRFTMEARGEEEEEEEEEEERGMYEEEEEEEEEEEEGEGGERAPKRRGPKKKRMTRARVERFKARRVKANARERSRMHGLNDALESLRRVMPCYSKTQKLSKIETLRLAHNYIWALSEVLESGQSSESRGFVEMLCKGLSQPTSNLVAGSLQLGPLLTERGPEKLQEQQAGAVCSGMGAPIPSGHQYNSYPSPGLPSPPYGTVERSHLLHLKPYPKGLADFDNHSPDCGGTPPYDGPLTPPLSVNFSLKQEPSPLGMEKGFATAHAAAHATGFMSHYQPPISTPSSSSSSSSSPLTQGHAVLYQGCTSRYELPLDMTFDPYGQHMVGAQMGAVFTE